A genomic region of Mycolicibacterium poriferae contains the following coding sequences:
- a CDS encoding nucleoside hydrolase — MSAAPVGPAHPVFVDVDTGVDDAMALAYLFASPEADLVGIASTAGNVGVHEVCRNNLALLELCGITGVPVSTGSEIPLSAPLRTAEDTHGPQGLGYAELPEPTAAPTSYDAAEAWVRAAHAHPGELVGIATGPLTNLALALRAEPALPQLLRRLVIMGGSFDYRGNTTPVAEWNTSVDPEATQQVYAAWRDAQELPIVLGLNLTETVVMTPALLDRLAREADPQADIRQRPNPLIRVLSDAMRFYFEFHESQGEGYLAHLHDPVAAAVALDPELVTCRPAAVDVELTGTLTRGMTIADWSGHWGREPHALIGVDVDPAAFFDRFITRVAGFARQLAHPGPSDHS, encoded by the coding sequence GTGAGTGCCGCGCCGGTCGGGCCGGCCCATCCTGTCTTCGTCGACGTGGACACCGGTGTCGACGACGCGATGGCCCTGGCCTACCTGTTCGCCAGCCCGGAGGCCGACCTGGTCGGTATCGCCTCGACGGCGGGAAATGTCGGCGTGCACGAGGTGTGCCGCAACAACCTGGCGCTGCTGGAATTGTGTGGGATCACCGGCGTCCCGGTGTCCACGGGGTCGGAGATCCCGCTGTCGGCGCCGCTGCGCACCGCGGAGGACACGCACGGTCCGCAGGGGCTCGGGTATGCCGAGTTGCCCGAGCCGACTGCTGCACCCACGTCCTACGACGCCGCCGAGGCGTGGGTGCGTGCGGCCCACGCCCATCCCGGCGAGCTGGTCGGGATCGCCACCGGCCCGTTGACGAACCTGGCGCTGGCCCTGCGCGCCGAGCCGGCTCTGCCGCAGCTGTTGCGCCGGTTGGTGATCATGGGCGGGTCGTTCGACTACCGCGGCAACACCACCCCGGTGGCGGAATGGAACACCAGCGTCGACCCCGAGGCCACACAGCAGGTCTATGCGGCCTGGCGGGATGCGCAGGAACTGCCGATCGTGTTGGGGCTGAACCTGACCGAGACCGTCGTGATGACCCCCGCCCTGCTGGATCGGCTCGCGCGGGAGGCCGACCCGCAGGCGGACATCCGACAACGACCGAACCCGCTGATCCGGGTGCTGTCGGACGCGATGCGGTTCTACTTCGAGTTCCACGAAAGCCAGGGCGAGGGCTATCTGGCCCACCTGCACGACCCGGTGGCCGCCGCCGTGGCGCTGGACCCCGAGCTGGTGACCTGCCGCCCCGCGGCGGTGGACGTCGAGCTGACCGGCACCCTGACCCGGGGCATGACCATCGCCGACTGGAGTGGTCACTGGGGTCGAGAACCCCACGCGCTCATCGGAGTCGACGTCGACCCTGCCGCGTTCTTCGACCGGTTCATCACCCGGGTGGCTGGGTTCGCCAGGCAACTGGCCCACCCCGGTCCGTCAGATCACTCATAG
- a CDS encoding SDR family oxidoreductase yields the protein MRYVVTGGTGFIGRRLIAEILSLPGTVAVHVLVRAGSLGRFDRLAVGWADERVQPLVGDLTAPDLGLSDGVVDGLGAIDHVVHCAAVYDITAAEERQRSANVEGTRAVIGLARRLDATLHHVSSIAVAGTHRGVFTEDDFDLGQDLPTPYHRTKFDAERLVRTADGLRYRIYRPGVVVGDSRTGEMDKVDGPYYFFGVLSGLARLPRFTPMMLPDTGRTNIVPVDYVVSAMTALMHVEGRDGQTFHLTAPTTTGLRGIYRGIASAAGLPPLVGSLPRAAAAPLLQVGGRAKILRNMAATQLGVPAEILDVVDLMPTFRSELTAEALRGSGITVPEFGSYAGMLWRYWARHLDPGRARRDDPAGPLVGKHVIITGASSGIGRASAVAVAARGATVLALARNGEALEELIAEIRATGGQAYAFSCDVTDSTAVDRTVTDILDRFGHVDYLVNNAGRSIRRSVIASTDRLHDYERVMAVNYFGPVRMVLALLPHWRERRFGHVVNVSSAGVQANSPKYSAYIPSKAALDAFAEVVGTETLSDHITFTTIHMPLVKTPMIAPSRRLNPMPPISAEHAAAMVVRGLVDKPARIDTPVGTLADVGMYFTPRLSRRVLHQLYLGYPDSAAARGVVENRPTPAQRPASRRPHRRVRPVPAVRVPRPVKQAVRLVPGVHW from the coding sequence ATGCGCTATGTCGTTACCGGCGGTACCGGGTTCATTGGTCGCCGACTGATCGCCGAAATCCTGTCGCTGCCGGGAACCGTGGCCGTGCACGTGCTGGTGCGGGCCGGGTCGCTGGGCCGCTTCGACCGCCTGGCCGTCGGCTGGGCCGACGAGCGGGTGCAGCCGTTGGTCGGCGACCTCACCGCACCAGACCTCGGCTTGAGCGACGGCGTCGTCGACGGACTCGGTGCGATCGACCACGTGGTGCACTGCGCCGCGGTCTACGACATCACCGCCGCCGAGGAACGTCAGCGAAGCGCCAACGTCGAGGGCACCCGCGCGGTGATCGGACTTGCCCGTCGCCTGGACGCGACACTGCATCACGTGTCGTCGATCGCGGTGGCCGGTACGCATCGCGGCGTTTTCACCGAGGACGACTTCGACCTCGGCCAGGATCTGCCGACGCCCTACCACCGCACCAAGTTCGACGCCGAGCGCCTGGTCCGCACCGCCGACGGGCTGCGATACCGCATCTACCGCCCGGGGGTGGTCGTCGGCGATTCGCGCACCGGCGAGATGGACAAGGTCGACGGCCCCTACTACTTCTTCGGCGTGTTGTCCGGCCTCGCGCGGCTGCCGCGGTTCACCCCGATGATGCTGCCCGACACCGGGCGCACGAACATCGTGCCGGTCGACTATGTGGTGTCGGCGATGACGGCGTTGATGCACGTCGAAGGCCGGGACGGCCAGACCTTCCATCTGACCGCGCCGACGACGACGGGCCTGCGGGGGATCTATCGCGGCATCGCCTCCGCGGCCGGACTGCCGCCCCTGGTCGGGTCACTGCCCCGGGCCGCGGCCGCGCCGCTGCTCCAGGTCGGCGGTCGGGCCAAGATCCTGCGCAACATGGCCGCAACCCAGCTCGGGGTGCCGGCCGAGATCCTCGACGTCGTCGACCTCATGCCGACCTTCCGCAGTGAGCTGACGGCAGAGGCACTGCGGGGCAGTGGAATCACGGTGCCCGAATTCGGCTCCTATGCGGGAATGCTGTGGCGATACTGGGCGCGTCACCTGGATCCGGGCCGGGCCCGTCGCGACGATCCGGCCGGCCCGTTGGTCGGCAAGCACGTCATCATCACCGGCGCCTCCAGCGGCATCGGCCGCGCCTCGGCAGTGGCGGTCGCGGCACGCGGTGCGACGGTGCTCGCCCTGGCGCGCAACGGCGAGGCCCTCGAGGAGCTGATCGCCGAGATCCGCGCCACCGGCGGGCAGGCGTATGCGTTCAGCTGCGACGTCACCGATTCGACGGCCGTCGACCGCACCGTCACCGACATCCTCGACCGCTTCGGCCATGTCGACTATCTGGTGAACAACGCCGGGCGGTCGATCCGCCGCTCGGTGATCGCCTCGACCGACCGGCTGCACGACTACGAGCGGGTGATGGCGGTCAACTACTTCGGGCCGGTGCGCATGGTGCTGGCTCTGCTGCCGCACTGGCGGGAACGCCGGTTCGGTCACGTGGTCAATGTCTCCAGTGCCGGTGTGCAGGCCAACAGTCCGAAGTACAGCGCCTACATCCCGAGCAAGGCCGCGCTCGACGCGTTCGCCGAAGTCGTTGGCACCGAGACCCTCTCGGACCACATCACCTTTACCACCATCCACATGCCGCTGGTCAAGACGCCGATGATCGCGCCGTCCCGTAGGCTCAACCCGATGCCCCCGATCTCTGCCGAACACGCCGCCGCGATGGTGGTCCGAGGGTTGGTGGACAAGCCGGCGCGCATCGACACCCCGGTCGGCACGCTGGCCGATGTCGGCATGTACTTCACCCCGAGGCTGTCTCGTCGCGTGCTGCATCAGCTCTATCTGGGTTACCCCGACTCCGCAGCAGCGCGCGGCGTGGTCGAGAACCGTCCCACCCCTGCGCAGCGACCCGCTTCCCGCCGGCCCCACCGGCGGGTGCGCCCGGTGCCCGCGGTGCGGGTACCGCGTCCGGTCAAGCAGGCGGTCCGGTTGGTGCCCGGCGTTCACTGGTGA
- a CDS encoding MaoC/PaaZ C-terminal domain-containing protein: MPIDPHAVGVTTDPQVFEWAERDTLLYALGVGAGTADLAFTTENSHEVEQQVLPTYAVIACSPFAAATTIGSFDFSRLLHGSQAIRVFSPLPPAGRLSVVSEVADIQDKGPGKNAVVMLKATGSDPDTGEPVAESLMTLVIRGEGGFGGQPGQRPPAPEFPEREPDARLALPTREDQALIYRLSGDRNPLHSDPWFAQLAGFPTPILHGLCSYGVAGRALVAELCDGDATRITAIAARFSSPVFPGETLTTSIWRQGSGAAVFRTEASASDGSNARLVLDDGVAEFR; encoded by the coding sequence ATGCCGATCGATCCCCACGCCGTTGGCGTCACCACCGACCCGCAGGTATTCGAATGGGCCGAGCGCGACACCCTGCTGTACGCGCTCGGCGTCGGAGCCGGGACGGCTGACCTCGCGTTCACCACCGAGAACAGCCACGAGGTCGAGCAGCAGGTGCTGCCGACCTACGCGGTGATCGCCTGCTCGCCGTTCGCCGCGGCCACCACGATCGGCAGCTTCGATTTCAGTCGTCTGCTGCACGGATCCCAGGCCATCCGGGTGTTCAGCCCGCTGCCGCCGGCGGGGCGGCTCAGCGTCGTCAGCGAAGTCGCCGACATCCAGGACAAGGGGCCGGGCAAGAACGCCGTCGTCATGCTCAAGGCCACCGGCAGCGACCCCGACACCGGCGAGCCGGTCGCCGAATCGCTCATGACGCTGGTGATCCGCGGTGAGGGTGGATTCGGTGGCCAACCCGGGCAGCGGCCGCCCGCTCCGGAGTTTCCCGAGCGGGAACCCGACGCGCGGCTGGCCCTGCCCACGCGTGAGGACCAGGCGCTGATCTACCGCCTGTCGGGTGACCGCAACCCGCTGCACAGCGACCCGTGGTTCGCCCAGCTCGCCGGATTCCCGACGCCGATCCTGCACGGTCTGTGCAGCTACGGGGTCGCCGGCCGGGCACTGGTCGCCGAGTTGTGCGACGGAGACGCCACCAGGATCACCGCGATCGCGGCGCGGTTCAGCTCGCCGGTCTTTCCTGGCGAGACGCTGACCACGTCGATCTGGCGCCAGGGCTCGGGCGCCGCGGTATTCCGCACCGAAGCGTCTGCGTCCGACGGGTCCAACGCCCGGCTCGTGCTCGACGACGGCGTCGCCGAGTTCCGCTGA
- a CDS encoding GGDEF domain-containing protein codes for MLAARGLQTVACRVVATCIVALGVVPMVLMASALGPQTAATRGLAVVVGLGCLGLAALWLRQHWPTRAQSLLSVFVGTVGIGVSALNVSSPIAGFLGATTYVLLTAFVVCFHSARFLVFTWTAGAVVVAVLFARLAPDDLALALCAAGVVVVLNVFIALVCRAAVTLVQPEAHHGDIEQVTGLLHRDAFYRGVATLLASRSRSDDQYLVMVAVNIDSFSLLMGLSGAQAGTRARVAVGQALRETVRHNAIVAHVSSGGFHDFLVADSFTTPDASPLVERIRGAIAGTPQKLTASIGVVCTPLPPLAAEPPDEVVDKLISVATTAIEQARMAGGNQVRYVLRPDLGEDPDEPGGDDWPDNGKDDWPDNGKSA; via the coding sequence GTGCTCGCCGCCCGTGGGCTCCAGACCGTCGCCTGCCGCGTGGTGGCGACGTGCATCGTCGCCCTGGGCGTGGTTCCGATGGTGTTGATGGCCAGCGCGCTGGGCCCACAGACCGCAGCGACCCGCGGCCTCGCGGTCGTCGTCGGGCTGGGTTGCCTGGGCCTGGCGGCGCTGTGGCTGCGGCAGCACTGGCCGACGCGGGCGCAGTCGCTGCTGTCCGTCTTCGTCGGCACGGTGGGCATCGGGGTGTCCGCGCTGAACGTGTCCAGTCCCATCGCCGGTTTCCTGGGTGCGACGACCTACGTGTTGCTGACGGCGTTCGTGGTGTGTTTCCACTCGGCTCGCTTCCTGGTCTTCACCTGGACCGCGGGAGCCGTGGTGGTCGCGGTGCTGTTCGCCCGGCTGGCCCCTGACGATCTCGCGCTGGCCCTGTGCGCGGCAGGTGTCGTGGTAGTGCTCAACGTGTTCATCGCGCTGGTCTGCCGGGCGGCGGTCACCCTGGTCCAGCCCGAGGCCCATCACGGCGACATCGAGCAGGTCACCGGGTTGCTGCACCGGGACGCGTTCTACCGCGGGGTGGCCACGCTGTTGGCGTCCCGCAGCCGCAGCGACGACCAGTACCTCGTCATGGTCGCGGTCAACATCGACAGCTTCTCGCTGCTGATGGGTCTCTCCGGTGCGCAGGCCGGCACCAGGGCGCGCGTCGCCGTGGGGCAGGCGCTGCGGGAAACAGTCCGGCACAACGCGATCGTCGCGCACGTGTCCTCCGGCGGTTTCCACGACTTCCTGGTCGCCGACTCGTTCACGACCCCGGATGCGTCTCCGCTGGTCGAGCGCATCCGTGGGGCGATCGCCGGAACCCCGCAGAAACTCACCGCCAGCATCGGCGTCGTCTGCACGCCGCTGCCGCCGCTGGCCGCCGAGCCGCCCGACGAGGTGGTGGACAAGCTCATCTCGGTCGCCACCACGGCCATCGAGCAGGCCCGGATGGCCGGGGGCAATCAGGTCCGCTACGTGTTGCGGCCGGACCTCGGTGAGGATCCAGATGAGCCGGGAGGCGACGACTGGCCGGACAACGGCAAGGACGACTGGCCGGACAACGGCAAGAGCGCCTGA
- a CDS encoding error-prone DNA polymerase has product MGWHNGPPSWTEMERVLNGRARRAGWPIDEQSGDGGDSPAWSRKRGEYRAPEVDRPPATGAVSVPYAELHAHSAYSFLDGASTPEELVEEAARLGLRALALTDHDGLYGVVRFAEAARELDVATVFGAELSLSGVSRTDEPDPPGPHLLVLARGPEGYRRLSRQLAHAHLAGGEKGVLRYDVDALTEAAGGHWHILTGCRKGHVRQALASGGPAAAEAALADLVERFGRDRVSVELTHHGHPLDDERNAALAALAPRFGLGVVATTAAHVAGPDRATLAMAMGAIRARNSMDDAAGYLAPLGGSHLRSGAEMARIFPAGVVTAAAELGEQCAFGLALIAPKLPPFDVPDGHTEISWLRHLVAEGARDRYGPPERAPRAYAQIEHELAVIEQLGFPGYFLVVHDITRFCRHNDILAQGRGSAANSAVCYALKVTNVDPVANELLFERFLSPARDGPPDIDIDIESDLREKAIQYVYQRYGREYAAQVANVITYRGRSAVRDMARALGFSQGQQDAWSKQISRWNGLADSPDVEGIPEQVVDLAMQISNLPRHMGIHSGGMVICDRPIADVCPVEWARMENRSVLQWDKDDCAAIGLVKFDMLGLGMLSALHYCIDLVAEHKGIDVDLAKLDLGEAAVYEMLQRADSVGVFQVESRAQMATLPRLKPRVFYDLVVEVALIRPGPIQGGSVHPYIKRRNGEEAVTYEHPSMESALRKTLGVPLFQEQLMQLAVDCAGFSAAEADQLRRAMGSKRSTEKMRRLRGRFFDGMRGLHGITGEVAERIYEKLEAFANFGFPESHSLSFASLVFYSSWFKLHHPAAFCAALLRAQPMGFYSPQSLVADARRHGVVVHGPDVNASLAHATLENAGMEVRLGLGSVRHIGDELAEKLVEERKVHGPFTSLLDMTGRVQLSVPQTEALATAGALGCFGITRREGLWAAGAAAAERPDRLPGVGSSAQIPSLPGMTELELAVSDVWATGVSPDSYPTQFLRENLDEMGVVPADRLLGVPDGTRVLIAGAVTHRQRPATAQGVTFLNLEDETGMVNVLCSPGVWSRHRRLAQSASALVVRGVVQNATGAVTVVADRMGPLSMRVASKSRDFR; this is encoded by the coding sequence GTGGGGTGGCACAACGGTCCGCCGAGCTGGACCGAGATGGAGCGCGTGCTCAATGGTCGGGCGCGCCGGGCCGGCTGGCCCATCGACGAGCAGTCCGGCGACGGTGGGGACAGCCCGGCCTGGTCGCGCAAGCGGGGGGAGTACCGGGCCCCGGAGGTGGACCGTCCACCGGCCACCGGGGCTGTTTCGGTGCCCTATGCCGAGTTGCACGCCCATTCGGCATACAGCTTTCTCGACGGCGCCAGCACGCCGGAGGAACTGGTGGAGGAGGCGGCCCGGCTCGGTCTGCGTGCCCTGGCCCTGACCGATCACGACGGGCTCTACGGGGTGGTGCGGTTCGCCGAGGCGGCCCGGGAACTCGACGTGGCCACCGTGTTCGGTGCCGAGCTGTCGCTCAGCGGGGTCAGCCGCACCGACGAGCCTGATCCGCCGGGGCCGCATCTGCTGGTGCTTGCCCGGGGTCCGGAGGGGTATCGGCGATTGTCGCGGCAGTTGGCGCACGCGCACCTGGCCGGTGGGGAGAAAGGCGTGCTGCGCTACGACGTCGACGCGTTGACCGAGGCGGCGGGCGGGCACTGGCACATCCTGACCGGCTGCCGCAAGGGGCATGTCCGGCAGGCGCTGGCCTCGGGTGGTCCGGCGGCAGCCGAGGCGGCGCTGGCCGACCTGGTCGAGCGGTTCGGGCGGGACCGGGTCAGTGTCGAGCTCACCCACCACGGCCACCCCCTCGACGACGAGCGCAACGCCGCACTCGCCGCGTTGGCGCCCCGCTTCGGGCTCGGCGTCGTCGCCACCACCGCCGCGCACGTCGCCGGACCCGATCGCGCCACGCTCGCCATGGCGATGGGGGCGATCCGGGCCCGCAACTCGATGGACGACGCCGCGGGGTACCTTGCGCCGCTGGGTGGTTCACACCTGCGGTCGGGCGCGGAGATGGCCCGGATCTTCCCCGCCGGCGTGGTGACGGCTGCGGCCGAGCTCGGCGAGCAGTGCGCGTTCGGGCTGGCGCTGATCGCGCCGAAGCTGCCACCGTTCGACGTCCCCGACGGTCACACCGAGATCAGCTGGCTGCGGCACCTGGTCGCCGAAGGTGCCCGGGACCGCTACGGCCCACCCGAGCGCGCGCCCCGCGCCTATGCCCAGATCGAGCACGAGCTGGCCGTCATCGAGCAACTCGGCTTTCCGGGCTATTTCCTGGTGGTACACGACATCACCCGGTTCTGTCGTCACAACGACATCCTCGCCCAGGGGCGGGGTTCGGCGGCCAACTCGGCGGTCTGCTACGCGCTGAAGGTCACCAACGTCGACCCGGTGGCCAACGAGTTGCTGTTCGAGCGGTTCCTGTCCCCGGCCAGGGACGGGCCACCCGACATCGACATCGACATCGAATCCGACCTGCGCGAGAAGGCGATCCAGTACGTCTACCAGCGTTACGGCCGCGAGTACGCCGCCCAGGTGGCCAACGTGATCACCTACCGCGGCCGCAGCGCGGTGCGCGACATGGCTCGCGCGCTGGGATTCTCCCAGGGGCAACAGGACGCCTGGAGCAAGCAGATCAGCCGGTGGAACGGTCTGGCCGACTCGCCCGATGTCGAGGGGATTCCGGAGCAGGTGGTGGACCTGGCCATGCAGATCTCCAACCTGCCCCGCCACATGGGCATCCACTCCGGCGGCATGGTGATCTGCGATCGCCCCATCGCCGACGTATGCCCGGTGGAGTGGGCCAGGATGGAGAACCGCAGCGTGCTGCAGTGGGACAAAGACGACTGCGCGGCAATCGGTTTGGTCAAGTTCGACATGCTGGGACTGGGCATGCTCTCGGCGCTGCACTACTGCATCGACCTGGTCGCCGAGCACAAGGGCATCGACGTGGACCTGGCCAAGCTGGACCTGGGCGAGGCTGCGGTGTACGAGATGCTGCAGCGGGCCGACTCGGTCGGGGTGTTCCAGGTGGAGTCCCGCGCGCAGATGGCCACCCTGCCCCGGCTCAAACCCAGGGTGTTCTACGACCTGGTGGTCGAGGTCGCCCTGATCCGGCCGGGCCCGATCCAGGGCGGCTCGGTGCACCCCTACATCAAGCGGCGCAACGGTGAAGAGGCCGTCACCTACGAGCATCCGTCGATGGAGTCCGCGCTGCGCAAGACGTTGGGGGTGCCGCTGTTCCAGGAGCAGCTGATGCAGTTGGCGGTCGACTGTGCGGGTTTCTCGGCGGCCGAGGCCGATCAGCTGCGCCGCGCGATGGGCTCGAAGCGGTCGACGGAGAAGATGCGCCGGCTGCGGGGCAGATTCTTCGACGGGATGCGCGGGCTGCACGGCATCACCGGCGAGGTGGCCGAGCGGATCTACGAGAAGTTGGAGGCGTTCGCCAATTTCGGTTTCCCGGAGAGTCATTCGCTGAGCTTCGCGTCGCTGGTGTTCTATTCGTCGTGGTTCAAGCTGCACCATCCGGCGGCGTTCTGCGCAGCGCTGCTGCGGGCGCAGCCGATGGGTTTCTACTCGCCGCAGTCGCTGGTCGCCGACGCCCGCAGGCACGGGGTCGTCGTGCACGGCCCGGATGTCAACGCCAGCCTCGCCCACGCCACACTGGAGAACGCCGGCATGGAGGTCCGGCTGGGCCTGGGCAGTGTCCGTCACATCGGCGACGAGCTGGCGGAGAAACTGGTCGAGGAACGGAAAGTCCACGGCCCGTTCACCTCTCTGCTCGACATGACCGGCCGCGTGCAGTTGTCGGTGCCGCAGACCGAGGCGCTGGCCACAGCGGGAGCGCTGGGGTGTTTCGGCATCACCCGCCGTGAGGGGCTGTGGGCGGCGGGGGCGGCCGCCGCCGAGCGGCCCGACCGGCTGCCGGGGGTGGGCTCGTCGGCGCAGATCCCTTCGCTGCCCGGGATGACCGAGCTGGAGCTGGCGGTGTCGGACGTGTGGGCGACCGGGGTGTCGCCGGACAGCTATCCGACCCAGTTCTTGCGGGAGAACCTCGACGAGATGGGTGTGGTGCCCGCCGACCGCCTGCTGGGGGTGCCCGACGGTACCCGGGTGCTGATCGCGGGGGCGGTGACGCACCGGCAGCGGCCGGCCACCGCGCAGGGGGTGACATTCCTCAACCTCGAGGACGAGACCGGCATGGTCAACGTGCTGTGCTCCCCGGGGGTGTGGTCGCGTCACCGCCGGTTGGCGCAGTCGGCGTCGGCGCTGGTGGTGCGTGGCGTCGTGCAGAACGCCACCGGCGCGGTCACCGTCGTCGCGGACCGTATGGGCCCGCTGAGCATGCGGGTGGCCTCGAAGTCCCGCGACTTCCGCTGA
- a CDS encoding TIGR03667 family PPOX class F420-dependent oxidoreductase, producing MAIELPQDVMQRLQSDHYGWLTTVARSGQPVPRLVWFYFDGADVLVYTEPGAAKVRHIGRHPRASLNLDSDGHGSGIIVVGGVTTVDAEGADPREDASYWAKYADDAERIGLADSMDQYGLRLRISIDKVWTTPTPG from the coding sequence ATGGCAATCGAATTACCGCAGGACGTCATGCAACGACTCCAGTCCGATCACTACGGTTGGCTGACCACCGTCGCCCGATCCGGACAACCGGTGCCACGCCTGGTGTGGTTCTACTTCGACGGCGCCGATGTGCTGGTCTACACCGAGCCGGGCGCGGCGAAGGTGCGCCACATCGGCCGCCATCCCCGGGCCAGCTTGAACCTGGACTCCGACGGCCACGGGTCCGGCATCATCGTCGTCGGCGGCGTCACGACCGTCGACGCGGAAGGCGCCGATCCGCGCGAGGACGCCTCGTACTGGGCGAAGTACGCCGACGACGCCGAGCGGATCGGTCTGGCCGACTCGATGGACCAGTACGGCCTGCGGCTGCGCATCAGCATCGACAAGGTGTGGACCACACCGACACCCGGCTGA
- a CDS encoding nitroreductase family protein has translation MTLNLSADEVLTTTRSVRKRLDFDKPVPREVLMECLDIALQAPTGSNNQGWQWVFVEDADKKRALAEIYRTNATPYLAMEKPQTGDLRDQQRPRVEDSARYLNDHLHEVPVMLIPCLEGKPTDTPSGQSAGYWGSLLPAVWSFMLALRSRGLGSAWTTLHLLGDGERQAAELLGIPFDSYSQAGLFPVAYTKGTDFRPAKRLPAEQLTHWDTW, from the coding sequence ATGACGCTGAACTTATCTGCCGATGAAGTCCTGACCACCACCCGTTCGGTGCGCAAGCGACTGGATTTCGACAAGCCGGTTCCGCGGGAGGTGCTGATGGAGTGCCTCGACATCGCGCTGCAGGCGCCCACCGGGTCGAATAACCAGGGCTGGCAGTGGGTGTTCGTCGAGGATGCGGACAAGAAGCGCGCGTTGGCCGAGATCTACCGCACCAACGCCACCCCGTATCTGGCGATGGAGAAGCCACAGACCGGCGACCTGCGTGACCAACAGCGTCCTCGGGTCGAGGACTCGGCGCGCTACCTCAACGACCACCTCCACGAGGTTCCGGTGATGCTGATCCCCTGTCTGGAGGGCAAGCCCACCGACACGCCGTCGGGGCAGAGTGCCGGGTACTGGGGTTCGTTGCTGCCGGCGGTGTGGAGCTTCATGCTGGCGTTGCGCTCGCGGGGCCTCGGATCGGCGTGGACCACGCTGCATCTGCTCGGCGACGGTGAGCGCCAGGCCGCCGAGCTCCTCGGCATTCCGTTCGACTCCTACAGCCAGGCGGGCCTGTTCCCGGTGGCCTACACCAAGGGCACCGACTTCCGGCCGGCCAAACGGCTACCGGCCGAGCAGCTCACCCACTGGGACACCTGGTAG
- a CDS encoding tRNA (cytidine(34)-2'-O)-methyltransferase, which produces MFNVMFFSPRIAPNTGNAIRMVAGSGCALHLVEPLGFDLSEPKLRRAGLDYHDLASVTVHADLATAWQALMPARVYAFTAHASTSFAEVAYQPGDVLMFGPEPTGLDQATLADPHISATVRIPMLSGRRSLNLSNAAAVAVYEAWRQHGYAGAG; this is translated from the coding sequence GTGTTCAACGTGATGTTCTTCTCGCCCCGGATCGCGCCCAACACCGGCAATGCGATCCGGATGGTGGCGGGCAGCGGGTGCGCGCTGCACCTGGTCGAGCCTCTCGGGTTCGACCTGTCCGAACCGAAGCTGCGCCGAGCCGGACTGGACTACCACGATCTGGCCTCGGTGACGGTGCACGCCGATCTGGCAACCGCGTGGCAGGCACTGATGCCGGCCCGGGTCTATGCGTTCACCGCGCACGCGTCGACGTCGTTCGCCGAGGTGGCCTACCAACCGGGCGACGTGCTGATGTTCGGCCCCGAACCCACCGGCCTGGATCAGGCCACGCTGGCCGACCCGCACATCTCGGCGACGGTACGCATTCCGATGCTGTCCGGGCGGCGCTCGCTGAACCTGTCCAATGCCGCCGCCGTCGCGGTGTACGAGGCCTGGCGCCAGCACGGCTATGCGGGAGCCGGCTGA
- a CDS encoding class I SAM-dependent methyltransferase: MVETSLWMQKVAVDPGHSDWYIERFRAMARAGDDLGGEARFVDAMAPRGAHILDAGCGPGRVGGYLAAAGHRVVGVDVDPALIAAAEQDHPGPRWLVGDLAELDLPARGVGEPFDVIMSAGNVMTFLAPSTRVPVLSRLRSHLRADGRLAIGFGAGRDYEFGQFLADAATAGLAAELLLSAWDVRPFTEDSGFLVAVLVPTAP; encoded by the coding sequence ATGGTCGAAACGAGCTTGTGGATGCAGAAGGTGGCGGTCGACCCGGGGCATTCGGACTGGTACATCGAGCGTTTCCGGGCCATGGCGCGGGCCGGTGACGACCTGGGCGGCGAAGCCCGCTTCGTCGATGCGATGGCGCCGCGCGGGGCACACATCCTCGATGCCGGGTGCGGTCCCGGCCGCGTCGGCGGTTATCTGGCCGCGGCCGGTCACCGGGTGGTCGGGGTGGATGTCGACCCCGCGCTCATCGCGGCGGCAGAACAGGATCATCCCGGACCTCGTTGGCTTGTCGGCGATCTCGCCGAGCTGGACCTGCCTGCCCGGGGCGTCGGTGAACCCTTCGACGTCATCATGTCGGCCGGCAACGTCATGACGTTTCTGGCGCCGAGCACCCGGGTGCCGGTGTTGTCCCGGCTGCGGTCCCACCTGCGGGCCGACGGGCGGTTGGCGATCGGCTTCGGCGCCGGCCGCGACTACGAGTTCGGCCAGTTCCTCGCCGATGCGGCAACCGCGGGCCTCGCCGCCGAGCTGCTGCTGTCCGCCTGGGACGTCCGGCCGTTCACCGAGGACTCGGGCTTCCTCGTCGCCGTGCTGGTGCCGACCGCGCCGTGA